The region ttcaatggagaattggctggaatggagataggaagccatgtcgcgtttggagagccactgatgtgcctaaacattgaaaccccccacaagtgacaccattttggaaagtagaccccctaaggaactcatctaaatgtgttgtgagagctttgaacccccaagtgtttcactacagtttataacgcagagccatgcaaataaaaaatattttttttttccacaaattattttttagcccccagttttgtattttcccaagggtaacaggagaaattggaccccaaaagttgttctccaatgtgttccgagtacgccgataccccataggttggggtaaacccctgtttgggtgcacgggagagctcggaagggaaggagcactgttttactttttcaacgcagaattggctggaattgagatcggacgccaagtcgcgtttggagagcccctgatgtgcctaaaaagtggaaaccccccaattatatgtgaaaccctaatccaaacacacccctaaccctaatcccaacggtaaccctaaccacacctctaacccagacacacccctaaccctaatcccaaccctattcccaaccgtaaatgtaatccaaaccctagccctaactttagccccaaccctaaccctaactttagccccaaccctaactgtagccttaaccctagccccaaccctaaccctagccctaaccctagccctaatgggaaaatggaaataaatacatttttaaattttttttaatttttccctaactaagcgggtgatgaaggggggtttgatttacttttatagcgggttttttagcggatttttatgattggcagccgtcacacactgaaagacgctttttattgcaaaaaatattttttgcgttaccacattttgagagctataatttttccatatttgagtccacagagtcatgtgaggtcttgttttttgcgggacgagttgacgtttttattggtaacatgttcgggcacgggagattttttgatcgctttttattccgatttttgtgaggcagaatgaccaaaaaccagctattcatggatttttttttgggggaggcgtttataccgttccgcgtttggtaaaattgataaagcagttttattcttagggtcagtacgattacagcgataccacatttacataattttttttgttttggagcttttatacgataaaaactattttatagaaaaaataattattttgtcatcgctttattctgaggactataacttttttattttttcgctgatgacgctgtatggtggctcgttttttgagggacaagatgacgttttcagtggtaccatgtttatttatatctgtcttttttattgcttgtatttccactttttgtttggcgggatgataataaagcattgttttttgctttgctttttatttcttttttttacggtgatcactcaaggggttaggctactttcacacatcagattttcgcCGTCAGGCTGAATTCAAatacttttggaaaaaaaaatggatccattgcAAATTGTTAAAAACTGATGCGGCGGATCCGTTCTTTTTGCCGGACTAGCTGATATCCGGGCCCTAGCTGAGAGGGAGAGACTGCTACagggcatgctcaattgaaaaaaaaaattgaatccggtgccggattcatcatttcacagatccggcgccataggctttcaTTATAGCAAACTCCGGAAGCCGCCAGagtcgtcgctgtccgttttttcaacggacaaaaaaaaaccattactccaggatgaaacgtgtggccatccgtcacaatccagcgctattacaagtctgtgagaaaaaaacggatctgggggcaacttttgccggatccatttttttctaaatTCGCCGGATTAAGCCTGATGgatgtatgaaagtagccttaactagtgggacagttttataggtcgggttgttacggacacggcgataccaaatatgtgtacttttttcttgtttttgttttatttacataaagaaatgtatttattggaacagtacttttttttttcattgtttaggaatttaaaaaaataaatttttacacagtataattttttttcaaacttttttacattttcccagcgtgggatctgacactttgcacagcagtgtgtcagatcagtgatctgacagggagtaaaagaggcttctcaggtcctgctctcaggacgcactgacaagccacctccctgcaggaccccgcggccatcttggatccaggggcctgTAGGAAGGGGACCCTCGGAACAATGTGACCACATTGCATTGGTctgagggaagcctgcagggagccccctccctgcgcgatgcttcaatATGCCACCAGAACGCTGCAATCTTGTATTAAAGTGCTGAGAGCAGTCCGtgaaaatcagctgacacccggctgcgctcACCCCCGTAATCACAGCCGATCActtagatgtactattccgtccatggtcatatgtgcccaggtcacatggatggaatagtacgtctgatgtcagaagggGTTAAGATTAGCCTCTGAAGAGGTCTTGCAATCATGGTGACAGTCTGTGGGAAATGTGCTTCATCTCTGCCATCACATCTTCTGTAAAACAAGAGGTTGTAAGGGGGCAGAGACACCAGTGACACCCCACAGCTTCTACCACCACTCTCCAAATACGCAGTGaagctgtatacacacacacctcgGCTTCATTGTCGCTCTCCCTGCGCAGGGCCCGGATGGAGGACACAGCCAAACGCAAGATTTTCAAACTTGGCGCTAATGGCTGACAGAGTCCGGTGTCACCGCTGCTTCACTGTGAACACAAAGTGCGTTGATAAATCTGGTGGCCATACACCCAGCTACTGCGCATTAACAGAAATGTGCAGCTACACATCCCcacgtacacagacacacacatccccACGTACACTGATACACACACACGTCACTACAGAGGCGTATATACTCACACGGCCCTATGCACATCACCATGGAAACGTATACATACGCCACCATGTACACAGGTCACCACACACACGGTTGCACACACTGGGGGCCGGCTGGGCTGTGAGTGCGCAGTCTCACAGTGTGTGATGCGCATATACACAGTTCACACACCCAGACGCACATGTACACATTTCACCACATACACACTTCACCAAGAACATGCATGCACACATACACGTCATCACACACACAACCATACACAGGAATACACTGACTTGATCCTGCATTTAATCACACAGAATGAGACAGAGAAACTTCCACTCCTATTTCTGCCTGCCCCACAGATATGTACCCCAATAACTGCCCTCCAGATGACTATCAACCatgaatcccccccccccaaacaacTAAGAAGCAGACACCAGGCCTCCATGATTGCCTGCAGCTACTCACACACCTGAGGTAAGGCAGCACACTGAGTGACTGCAGGCTGACTGAGCAGGAACACTACAGTACAGCCTCTAGGGACGGCTTCTGCACCAATCACAGAGCTGGAAGGACATTACTGCTTCCAGTGACCTTGATGCTGCTTATTGGGAAGAGCAAATAAAGGTACAGTGCGGCTTCTAAAGTAATGTGTGGCTGAGCGGCCCAAAGCTGCCGCTAGGAGATCAGCCCAGGGGGCAATTGCCCCTCTCCGGCCCAGCCCACCCCTGGAGCCGACTGTGCTCAGTCTCAGTGTGTGATGGAGCCGGCTGTCCTGCGAGTGCGCAGTGTGTGTGTGATGGAGCCGGCTGTGCTGCGAGTGCGCAGTGTGTGTGTGATGGAGCCGGCTGTGCTGCGAGTGCGCAGTGTGTGTGTGATGGAGCCGGCTGTGCTGCGAGTGCGCAGTGTGTGTGTGATGGAGCCGGCTGTGCTGCGAGTGCGCAGTCTCAGTGTGTGATGGAGCCGGCTATGCGCAGTCGCACAGTGTGTGATGGAGCCGGCTGTGCTGCGAGTGCTCAGTCTCAGTGTGTGATGGAGCCGGCTGTGCTGCAAGTGCGCAGTCTGTGTGTGTGATGGAGCCAGCTGTGCTGCGAGTGCGCAGTCTCAGTGTGTGATGGAGCCGGCTATGCGCAGTCGCACAGTGTGTGATGGAGCCGGCTGTGCTGCGAGTGCGCAGTCTCAGTGTGTGATGGAGCCGGCTGTGCGCAGTCTCAGTGTGTGATGGAGCCGGCTGTGCTGCGAGTGCTCAGTCTCAGTGTGTGATGGAGCCGGCTGTGCTGTCAGCGCGTGATAGAGCCGGCTGTGCTGTGAGGGCAGTCTCACAGTGTGTGATGGAGCCGGCTGTGCTGTGAGGGCAGTCTCACAGTGTGTGATGGAGCCGGCTGTGCTGTCAGTGCGAAGTCTTAAGGCccagtctcacacagcgacgctgcagcgtcgctgtgtggtcgctggggagctgtcacacagacagctctctccagcgaccaacgatcaggggaacgacttcggcatcgttgaaactgtcttcaacgatgccgaagtccccctgcagcacccgggtaaccatcgggttactaagcgcagggccgcgcttagtaacccgatgtttaccctggttaccagtgaagacatcgctggatcggtgtcacacacaccgattcagcgatgtcagcgggacctcaacgaccaaaaaaaggtccaggccattctgacacgaccagcgatctcgcagcaggggcctgatcgctggtacgtgtcacacatagcgagatcgctactgaggtcgctgttgcgtcacaaaacttgtgactcagcagcgatctcgctatgcgagacggggcctttagagcgtGATAGAGCCGGCTGTGCTGTGAGGGCAGTCTCATAGTGTGTGATGAGCCAGCTGTGCTGAGTGCACAGTCTCACAGTGTGTGATGGAGCCGGCTGTGCTGCGAGTGCTCAGTCTCACAGTGTGTGATGGAGCCGGCTGTGCTGCGAGTGCTCAGTCTCACAGTGTGTGATGGAGCCGGCTGTGCTGCAAGTGCTCAGTCTCACAGTGTGTGATGgagccggctgtgctgagtgcacagTCTCAGTGTGTGATGGAGCCTGCTGTGCTCATACCAGATGCCGGCCGTCTGCACTTCTCAGTAATTTGTGACGTCCTGTGAGCACTCTCATCACCTGCTGATGCAGCTTCTATTGATCTCATCCAGCACTACGCAGCCGAGAGCAGTGAGTGCAATGAGGTCAACAGAAGCCGCAGCAGCAGGTGGTGAGAAAGAactcacatcacttgttgctgagcagtgcagacgggCACCGGGTATGGAATAACACTCACTGCGTGGTGCACGCGATCAGAATACAGGGCAGAGCATGCAAATGAAGGAGGCAGGCGTTGTGGGAGCCCACCGGAGGTTTCTCCAgtttcccggtgggccagtccgaccatgTTCACATCACCCTTTCTTCACTACATAGTCTTCCCTTGTTAGATATTAACCCGTGGATCCCCCACTGCCATTAGACTTCGCCAAGTGAACCACACCTTGGTCAGACAGAATCTTCCTTAAAACTGATGGGATCAGGGAGATTGGTACTTAAGTGAACTCCAGAGACCATTTGTGGAGAAACGCATTCACCCTACAGGGGGATTCCCTGGgatctagggaaaaaaaaaaacaaacttgataTTGTCCTTTCCCTCTAGTTAAGGACAGATGATTATACTCCACCATCCGGGACTCCTGGGTGGACATAATGTCTCAGCTCCGATTCCTCATCAGACTGAACATTCTGGTGACTTTGGCTTATATTTTTTTCTGGAAGAAAGGATCTCTGCACGAATCCAGAAGAATTCCTTGGAAACTTTTGCATTTGTTCACATTTACCAACCATCCAAAAGGAAGCTAAGATGCTGGATAAGTGTTGTATCGCCTGACCACAGACTAACCTGGTTTTTCAGGAAGTTGTCTAGATATGGGATGAACAATGTCTTGGATAAGGACTAACATCTCTGCAGTTATCAGGGTGAGCACTCTCGGGACCATGACCAACCCAAAGGATAGAGCTTGGAACTGATAATGATGCCTGTCCCCCCTGGATATTTGCTGCCACTGATATTTCTTGAGGATTGGTACTTGTTACTATGCATCTTGGAGACTTATCACATGTAGAATTTCAGAAAAAAGTTTTACCATCGTTCCATCCATCTTGAAATGTTTGACCTTTGAACAATTTAGATCTTTCAGGTTCCCAATAGTTATGAAGGAGACATCTGGCTTTCTAAATAGAAGAGGACTACAGAATCCTCTCCCTGTTCTTCAGGttccaaaatgagaaaaaaacctCCCTACTGTGTTAAGGACAAGACTCCCTATTCTAAGGCCACCTGTTCCACTTTCGTGGACTTTATTTTTGGAAATATAATTCTTACTGGTGTCCAGGAGCTGAATTTTAGCTTCAATCCATttgttttttgaaatttttaaCCAGGCAGGAAGAAGCCTTTTAAGCCTTCCACGTACCTGGAACCAGGCATCATTGTCTTTCAGATCTTATGTGGCATACCCACCATTTAAACGCAATGTGTAAGACAAGCCTTATTCGGCCAACTCGTGATCCGCAGGACCCAAACCCATGAAGAACAGAGCGACATCTGGTTTGTGATCCATTTATTCTGTAAACCGTTGTTTGCACAGGACAGGACAGTGCAAAACAGAACATCCAAGTGCTGGGGAGACGTAGGTCCACTAGCCTGGGCCCCGGTAACTATTATAGCGCCCCCTGCCATGGTGTTTGGAACAGTGCAGTTACATCTATGCAGTGCGTACAGGACAGCTCCATCGCTACCCCCCTCCGCTGACAACATGGACACGAGACAAGGACAGACTACAGTCAGGAAAGTGCCTTCTGCTAAAAGCTGAGACCAGGAGACATCAGATGTCGGGACGCTGAACGCCACCCTCGGTTCATAACCTGTGCTTCTTGTAGAAGTTAATCAGGCCGTTAGTGGAGGAGTCGTGAGAGGAGACGGCGGCATCAGACTCCAGTTCTGGCTCAATCTTCTTGGCCAGTTGCTTCCCAAGTTCaacactgagaaaaaaaaaaaaaaagcagaaagtgATCAGCTGTCAAAGATGTGCAGGGATGAGAAGACAGATGTGACTGCCTTTTTCAGAAACTGCACCCCTGACCCATTTTTACTCACCCCCACTGGTCGTAACTGTTGATGTCCCACACGACCCCTTGAACGAAGATTTTGTGTTCATACATGGCTAGAAGATAATGAAGAAGTCTGGGTCAGTCAAAGCTAAAAAAACAAATAGTCAAAAGTACCAGGAAAGCCAAGAGAAGTGGCCATTGCTGCCGGCTACACAGCCCAAAACTCCAAGGATATATAGTAGACGCTCACCGATTAAAGCTCCCAAGATGAAGGGGCTGAGCTTGCTGAACACAATGGAGTTGGTTGGTCGGTTTCCTTCAAATACCTATAAAAaaaaggatgtaaaaaaaaaaaaaaaaaaaaagaaatttagaaACAGTCAGCAGACGGCATGCGCAAACGGTCCAATTACTTTACCTTGTGTGGGAGCAGTTTCTCCAGAGCCTCCCCAGACAGTCCAGACGCCTGTAGCTCTGCTTTCGCCTCCTCTGTAGACTTCCCCTTCATGAGCGCCTCAGTCTGGGCCAGGAAGTTAGCCATCAGGATCTAGGGCAGAAAGAAAAAAACCTAATCAATCTTCTTCTCTGAGCAAAACATTAATTGACTGGAGCCTCCTCCTGGtgccacaccccccccccccccccccccaggacactTCTAACCTGTCACTATGGGCCACATGcatggttttgtttttttccctcctCAAGTTAATTTGGGTTTGAAGTGTTTTTTTGTGGGAGTCAGTATGGTTACCTTGTGATGAAGCCCGTCACGGATTGGGTGTTGGGTCTGTGCCGGTATCATGAAATCACAGGGGATCATGCGTGTTCCTATGGTGGAATACAGTTAAACAAATGTGTATTAACAGATATTGATTTGTTCattaagatggagaaaaaaaagaagaacaaGTACCAGCGTCATGGTGCAGAAATCCATTTATTTATATTTCTTAGTGTTGCATTTTGCAATTCAGCCACTAGATGGCGACATTACACCATCACTCGTGTTTGCACCTTCCCCAGCTGCTGAGTGTCCTCCTAATTCAGGTCTACCCATGGACCCCCAAAGTCAGGACCAGCTCTGTCATTACTGGAGCCAGACAAGGAACAAAGTGGCACATGTGCAAAGCAGCCCCATAGGAAAAGAATGGTGCAGCGGttgagcatgtgcacagcagattgggGATAAATAACCTGTTCTGCcaatcagtgggggtctgaccaATCAGTAAGTGATCACCAGATGGGAGATTAATTCtattagacaacctctttaagatctGGCCCATAAATATccctgaaaacccctttaagtgttgtAGCCTGTACACAGCGTGTGATATGAAAGGCTGCAGGACCCACCTTGGTGAATGAGCTGGTAGAAGGCGTGCTGCCCGTTGGTTCCCGGCTCACCCCACACTACAGGGCCGGTGTTGTAGTTGACCCGGGCTCCGGTCTTAGTGATGTATTTCCCGTTGGACTCCATGTCTCCCTGCGAAGGACGAGAATATGACAGTCATCTACCAAAGATGTTCTGCAGAAGGGAAGGATCGGTGCGGCACAGACCTGCTGGAAATAGGCTGCAAACCGGTGCATGTACTGATCGTAGGGGAGCAGGGCCTGAGTCTCGCAGCCATAGAAGTTGATGTACCAGACGCCCAGCATGGCCAAGATGACCGGGATGTTGTTTTCAAGAGGAGTATTGTAGAAGTGATTGTCCTGGAAAGCAAAGGAAAGGCTCAATATGGCAGCAGGGTGATCACAGGGGACAACAAACATGGAACGTTTCCTCCTTGTATAAGAGAATCAAGAGACCTCACCATCCAGTGGGCTCCGGCCAGAAGCTTCTCAAAGTTATCAAAGCCTGGAGGGGGagggaaaaaaataatattaatatatttttattagTGCATATTTAATCTGGAGTAGACATCTGGGTGACCACTTACCAACATGGAGGGCAATGGAGAGGCCGATGGCGGACCAGAGGGAATAGCGACCGCCGACCCACTACAGGGGAGAAGAGATAATGGATCATTGTTATATTCTGTCCTCTACAATCCAGATGTGACGCAACTAGAGGTCGGCGAGAACGACTGACATTGAATTAGTCAGTGACCTTTAGGTACAGTAGGGTGGCCGCCGAGTAAATGGCACGAAAGGTCGGACCCCAGAATAACCCAGCAGGGACGGGTCAGGTTACCATCAGCTGTCTGTACAGTGCAGACTGATCACCAAGTGCTGCAAACCCACAACATGCCCCGACATTACTGGGAGTTGTGGTTGTACGACAGCTGAAGAGAATTCCTGCCCGTCTGGCACTACCACTCCCATCAGATATACTTACATCCCAGAACTCAAACATATTGGCTGTGTCAATTCCAAAATCTTTCACTTTTGGctgcaaaatagaaaaataaagttAATGCAGTGATATTTGACTgtagcaaaactacaactcccacctGAAGGGTGTCAGGGCATACTGAGAGTTGTAGTTCTGCAACAAGGGGATGCATTGAAGATTAGAGTGCACTTACTGCGTTGGTAGAGAGGGCAACAAAGTGCTTGGCTACTGCAGATGGCTGAAAGAAAGGAGCAGGTTAAGGATCCAAACCCACGGCCGACAGAAGAGGTGGCACGGCGCTGGCCCACAAATACTCACATCTTTGGCGGCTTTCAGGAACCACTCCTTGGCGGTTTCAGCATTGGTGATCGTTTCCTGGGTGGTGAAAGTCTGCAAGAAgaaggaatattaaaaaaaaaaatgtaacgtcGTATCCTCAGAAGGTGGACTCCTCCTATGATGCGTTCTGCAGCAGCTGCACC is a window of Ranitomeya variabilis isolate aRanVar5 chromosome 2, aRanVar5.hap1, whole genome shotgun sequence DNA encoding:
- the GPI gene encoding glucose-6-phosphate isomerase yields the protein MALTADPVYQKLVKFYEANHSALNLRKLFAADKERFCKFSKTLATGEGDILVDYSKNLITEDLFKLLIELAQSRGVEAARKRMFSAEKINFTENRSVLHIALRNRSNTAIQVDGKDVMPEVNAVLHKMKAFCQRVRGGEWKGYTGKTITDVVNVGIGGSDLGPLMVTEALKPYSKGGPRVWFVSNIDGTHMAKTLAELNPESTLFIIASKTFTTQETITNAETAKEWFLKAAKDPSAVAKHFVALSTNAPKVKDFGIDTANMFEFWDWVGGRYSLWSAIGLSIALHVGFDNFEKLLAGAHWMDNHFYNTPLENNIPVILAMLGVWYINFYGCETQALLPYDQYMHRFAAYFQQGDMESNGKYITKTGARVNYNTGPVVWGEPGTNGQHAFYQLIHQGTRMIPCDFMIPAQTQHPIRDGLHHKILMANFLAQTEALMKGKSTEEAKAELQASGLSGEALEKLLPHKVFEGNRPTNSIVFSKLSPFILGALIAMYEHKIFVQGVVWDINSYDQWGVELGKQLAKKIEPELESDAAVSSHDSSTNGLINFYKKHRL